One genomic region from Sphingomicrobium aestuariivivum encodes:
- a CDS encoding C39 family peptidase, whose protein sequence is MFMSMIGLSALAAAPDGARPVASLLEQRHEAVVVQQWDLSCGAAALATLLNHQHGEAVTEREVAAMLVDRPEYLDHPWIVRARHGFSLHDLRRVARRYGYEGIGLGNLTMEGLDLLAPLIVPVDFTGYPHFVIYRGREGGEVLLADPAFGNRTMTADRFERAWMEDARLGRIGFRIALVGDAGVTAGALAFDRDQLHMVRP, encoded by the coding sequence ATGTTCATGTCGATGATCGGCCTTTCCGCGCTCGCCGCCGCCCCCGACGGGGCGCGCCCCGTGGCCTCGCTGCTCGAACAGCGGCACGAGGCGGTGGTGGTCCAGCAATGGGACCTCAGCTGCGGCGCCGCCGCACTCGCCACCCTGCTCAACCACCAGCATGGGGAAGCGGTGACCGAGCGCGAGGTGGCGGCGATGCTGGTCGACCGCCCGGAATATCTCGACCATCCGTGGATCGTGCGCGCCCGCCACGGCTTTTCGCTGCACGACTTGCGCCGCGTGGCGCGGCGCTATGGCTATGAGGGGATCGGGCTGGGCAATCTCACGATGGAGGGGCTCGACCTGCTCGCGCCGCTGATCGTGCCGGTGGATTTCACCGGCTATCCCCATTTCGTGATCTATCGCGGGCGGGAGGGCGGCGAGGTGCTGCTCGCCGATCCCGCTTTTGGCAACCGCACCATGACCGCCGACCGGTTCGAGCGGGCATGGATGGAGGATGCGAGGCTAGGGCGCATCGGATTTCGCATCGCCCTTGTCGGCGATGCCGGGGTGACGGCGGGAGCGCTCGCCTTCGACCGCGACCAGCTTCACATGGTGCGGCCGTGA